A single Equus quagga isolate Etosha38 chromosome 8, UCLA_HA_Equagga_1.0, whole genome shotgun sequence DNA region contains:
- the KBTBD2 gene encoding kelch repeat and BTB domain-containing protein 2: protein MSTQDERQINTEYAVSLLEQLKLFYEQQLFTDIVLIVEGTEFPCHKMVLATCSSYFRAMFMSGLSESKQTHVHLRNVDAATLQIIITYAYTGNLAMNDSTVEQLYETACFLQVEDVLQRCREYLIKKINAENCVRLLSFADLFSCEELKQSAKRMVEHKFTAVYHQEAFMQLSHDLLIDILSSDNLNVEKEETVREAAMLWLEYNTESRSQYLSSVLSQIRIDALSEVTQRAWFQGLPPNDKSVVVQGLYKSMPKFFKPRLGMTKEEMMIFIEASSENPCSLYSSVCYSPQAEKVYKLCSPPADLHKVGTVVTPDNDIYIAGGQVPLKNTKTNHSKTSKLQTAFRTVNCFYWFDAQQNTWFPKTPMLFVRIKPSLVCCEGYIYAIGGDSVGGELNRRTVERYDTEKDEWTMVSPLPCAWQWSAAVVVHDCIYVMTLNLMYCYFPRSDSWVEMAMRQTSRSFASAAAFGDKIFYIGGLHIATNSGIRLPSGTVDGSSVTVEIYDVNKNEWKMAANIPAKRYSDPCVRAVVISNSLCVFMRETHLNERAKYVTYQYDLELDRWSLRQHISERVLWDLGRDFRCTVGKLYPSCLEESPWKPPTYLFSPDGTEEFELDGEMVALPPV, encoded by the exons ATGTCCACTCAAGACGAGAGGCAGATCAATACTGAATATGCTGTATCCTTGTTGGAACAGTTAAAACTGTTTTATGAACAGCAGTTGTTTACTGACATAGTGTTAATTGTTGAGGGCACTGAATTCCCTTGTCATAAGATGGTTCTTGCAACATGTAGCTCTTATTTTAG AGCCATGTTCATGAGTGGACTAAGTGAAAGCAAACAGACACACGTACACCTGAGGAATGTGGATGCAGCCACCTTACAGATAATAATAACTTACGCATACACGGGTAACTTGGCAATGAATGACAGCACTGTAGAACAGCTTTATGAAACAGCTTGCTTTCTGCAG GTAGAAGATGTGTTGCAACGTTGTCgagaatatttaattaaaaaaattaatgcagaGAATTGTGTTCGACTGTTGAGTTTTGCTGATCTGTTCAGTTGTGAGGAATTAAAACAAAGTGCTAAAAGAATGGTGGAACACAAGTTCACTGCTGTGTATCACCAGGAAGCGTTCATGCAGCTGTCACATGACCTACTGATAGACATTCTCAGTAGTGACAATTTAAATGTAGAAAAGGAGGAGACAGTTCGCGAAGCTGCTATGCTGTGGCTAGAGTACAACACAGAATCACGATCCCAGTATTTGTCTTCAGTTCTTAGCCAAATCAGAATTGATGCACTTTCAGAAGTAACACAGAGAGCTTGGTTTCAAGGTCTGCCACCCAATGATAAGTCTGTGGTGGTTCAAGGTCTGTATAAGTCCATGCCCAAGTTTTTCAAACCAAGACTTGGAATGACTAAAGAGGAGATGATGATTTTCATTGAAGCATCTTCGGAAAATCCTTGTAGTCTTTACTCTTCTGTCTGTTACAGCCCCCAAGCAGAAAAAGTTTACAAGCTGTGCAGCCCCCCAGCTGATTTGCATAAGGTTGGGACTGTTGTAACTCCCGATAATGATATCTATATAGCAGGTGGTCAAGTTcctctgaaaaacacaaaaacaaatcaCAGTAAAACAAGCAAACTTCAGActgccttcagaactgtgaaTTGCTTTTATTGGTTTGATGCACAGCAAAATACTTGGTTTCCAAAGACTCCAATGCTTTTCGTCCGCATAAAGCCATCTTTGGTTTGCTGTGAAGGCTATATCTATGCAATTGGAGGAGATAGTGTAGGTGGAGAACTTAATCGGAGGACCGTAGAAAGATATGACACTGAGAAGGATGAGTGGACAATGGTAAGCCCTTTACCTTGTGCTTGGCAGTGGAGTGCAGCAGTTGTGGTTCATGACTGCATTTATGTGATGACACTGAACCTCATGTACTGTTATTTTCCAAGGTCTGATTCATGGGTAGAAATGGCCATGAGACAGACTAGCAGGTCTTTTGCTTCAGCTGCAGCTTTTGGTGATAAAATTTTCTATATTGGAGGGTTGCACATTGCTACCAATTCTGGCATAAGACTCCCCTCTGGCACTGTAGATGGGTCTTCAGTAACTGTGGAAATTTATGATGTGAATAAAAATGAGTGGAAAATGGCAGCCAACATCCCTGCTAAGAGGTACTCGGACCCCTGTGTTAGAGCTGTTGTAATCTCaaattctctgtgtgtgtttatgcgAGAAACCCACTTAAATGAGAGAGCTAAGTATGTCACCTACCAATATGATCTGGAACTTGACCGGTGGTCTCTGCGGCAGCATATATCTGAACGTGTACTGTGGGACCTAGGGAGAGATTTTCGATGCACTGTGGGGAAGCTGTATCCATCCTGCCTTGAAGAATCTCCATGGAAACCACCAACGTATCTTTTTTCACCGGATGGGACAGAGGAGTTTGAACTGGATGGAGAAATGGTTGCACTACCACCTGTCTAG